One part of the Mariniflexile litorale genome encodes these proteins:
- the yidD gene encoding membrane protein insertion efficiency factor YidD, with protein sequence MKKLLIAPFLLLIKVYQTLISPLTPASCRYSPTCSQYTKEALQKHGLLKGGWLAIKRIFSCHPWGGSGYDPVP encoded by the coding sequence ATGAAAAAACTACTCATTGCACCGTTTTTACTGCTGATAAAAGTGTACCAAACATTGATATCACCACTAACACCAGCAAGCTGTAGATATTCACCAACTTGTTCACAATACACCAAAGAAGCCTTACAAAAACATGGCTTGTTAAAAGGTGGATGGTTAGCCATAAAACGTATTTTTAGTTGCCATCCTTGGGGTGGTTCGGGTTATGACCCTGTACCATAA